Proteins co-encoded in one Trichoplusia ni isolate ovarian cell line Hi5 chromosome 19, tn1, whole genome shotgun sequence genomic window:
- the LOC113503285 gene encoding zinc finger RNA-binding protein isoform X3 yields the protein MMAANNYFGFTHGGTQYGAATASAAYGGQTGYAVAPAATAATYGTQRAAATGYDTAYQAAAATQAAAHAHAHAAAAAASAYDASKSAYYQQAAAAYPAAAPPQPQPTYDATAAKPAYSTPATYAQCSVGTVAGVFAQGGARAGGGAKPAYGGVYTATTAATSYPTQAYTATPAQPAKQPTNRGNTAYDTALYNAATMYVAQQNKTGGGTGWKNYNKSGVGAGQARRPKPPPKAQQLHYCDVCRISCAGPQTYKEHLEGQKHKKKEAAVKLAAAGAAAGALRGAGGGALRCELCDVTCTGADAYAAHVRGIKHQKVVKLHTMLGKPIPSTEPTKLGQAKKTVAGTPKIAFVASGGLSTVAGTSNKDPKPAQGEKDKDGEDKDDEADTEPEVQPVGQDYIEEIRGDDGKALSFNCKLCDCKFNDPNAKEMHMKGRRHRLQYKKKVQPDLEVKVKPSMHQRKLAEAKAQRMMVRDEMWARRRMHDGMEEEERMYWEGGLEAWWARPHHHHALAPGYPPPARRPETSDDRHVLAKHADIYPPDAQLQDIQRAVSHTEKALKSLSDALADQARPKGPNAAKASAKPDDKKDDKPEGKEDGRDNQLFSFACEGEAGAGAGAGPGAGEAGARALKGVMRVALLAKGLLLKGDRDVRLVVLCHDRPTVTLLKRVAADLPAHLAKVKGGADEPRYKVELLAAEGAVSVSDGGVAVLVSLTSAVMREPADGGDIKRDDKDVLPRQKCLDALAALRHAKWFQARAATLQSCVIIIRIMRDLCRRIPNWSPLNPYAMELLVAGVMQSAGAALSPGEALRRVMEAVAGGLLLEHGPGLRDPCEKELVDALGNLPPQKREDLTASAQQFLRQIAFRQIHKVLDMEPLPKLKHTTGAWKFPRKRRRSNTDADADTPNGEGKVVKTEEKTDASENQAKK from the exons ATGATGgcagcaaataattattttgggtTTACTCATGGAGGAACCCAATATGG AGCGGCGACAGCGAGTGCGGCATATGGGGGCCAAACAGGGTATGCGGTAGCGCCAGCGGCGACTGCTGCTACCTACGGAACCCAACGTGCCGCCGCCACAGGATACGACACGGCTTATCAGGCAGCAGCGGCTACTCAAG CAGCGGCTCATGCTCATGCACATGCAGCAGCCGCAGCAGCATCTGCTTATGATGCCAGTAAGTCAGCATACTATCAGCAAGCGGCTGCAGCCTACCCTGCAGCGGCACCTCCACAGCCGCAGCCCACATATGATGCTACAGCTGCTAAACCAGCCTACTCTACACCAGCAACTTATGCTCAA TGTTCAGTGGGTACTGTAGCGGGTGTGTTCGCGcagggcggcgcgcgcgcgggcggcggcgccaAGCCGGCGTACGGCGGCGTGTACACGGCCACGACGGCCGCCACGTCGTACCCCACGCAGGCCTACACGGCTACGCCCGCGCAGCCCGCCAAAC AGCCAACAAACAGAGGGAACACAGCATACGACACTGCTCTCTATAACGCGGCAACGATGTATGTCgcgcaacaaaacaaaacgggAGGTGGAac CGGCTGGAAGAACTACAACAAGAGCGGCGTGGGCGCCGGGCAGGCGCGCCGGCCCAAGCCGCCGCCCAAAGCGCAGCAGCTGCACTACTGCGACGTCTGCCGCATCTCGTGCGCCGGCCCGCAGACCTACAAGGAGCACCTGGAGGGCCAGAAGCACAAGAAGAAGGAGGCCGCCGTCAAGCTGGCCGCCGCCGGCGCCGCGGCCGGCGCGctgcgcggcgcgggcggcggcgcgctgcgctGCGAGCTGTGTGACGTCACCTGCACCGGCGCCGACGCCTACGCGGCGCACGTGCGCGGCATCAAGCACCAGAAGGTCGTCAAGCTGCACACCATGCTGGGCAAGCCCATCCCCTCCACCGAGCCCACCAAGCTCGGACAAG CCAAAAAGACGGTGGCCGGAACACCGAAGATCGCATTCGTTGCGTCCGGCGGGCTCAGTACAGTCGCGGGTACCTCCAACAAAGACCCAAAACCTGCCCAAGGCGAAAAAGACAAGGACGGCGAGGACAAGGACGACGAGGCCGACACCGAGCCCGAGGTCCAGCCCGTGGGGCAGGACTACATCGAGGAGATCCGCGGCGACGACGGCAAGGCCCTGTCCTTCAACTGCAAGCTCTGCGACTGCAAGTTCAACGACCCCAACGCCAAGGAAATGCACATGAAGGGCCGCCGCCACCGCCTGCAGTACAAGAAGAAG GTACAACCTGATTTGGAGGTGAAAGTGAAGCCATCAATGCATCAGCGCAAGTTGGCAGAGGCGAAGGCGCAGAGAATGATGGTACGCGATGAAATGTGGGCGCGTCGTCGCATGCATGAC GGCATGGAGGAGGAGGAGCGCATGTACTGGGAGGGCGGCCTGGAGGCCTGGTGGGCGCGGCCGCACCATCACCACGCGCTGGCGCCCGGCtacccgccgcccgcgcgccgccccgAGACCTCGGACGACCGCCACGTGCTGGCCAAGCACGCCGACATCTACCCGCCCGACGCGCAGCTGCAGGACATCCAGCGCGCCGTCAGCCACACCGAGAAGGCGCTCAAGTCGCTCTCCGACGCGCTCGCCGACCAGGCGCGCCCCAAG GGACCCAATGCGGCTAAAGCTTCAGCTAAGCCAGATGACAAGAAGGATGATAAGCCTGAAGGAAAAGAAGACGGTCGTGATAATCAATT GTTCTCGTTCGCGTGCGAGGGCGaggccggcgcgggcgcgggcgcgggccccggcgcgggcgaggcgggcgcgcgcgcgctcAAGGGCGTCATGCGCGTGGCGCTGCTGGCCAAGGGGCTGCTGCTCAAGGGCGACCGCGACGTGCGCCTCGTCGTGCTGTGCCACGACCGCCCCACCGTCACGCTGCTCAAGCGCGTGGCCGCCGACCTGCCCGCGCACCTCGCCAAGGTCAAG GGCGGCGCGGACGAGCCCCGCTACAAGGTGGAGCTGCTGGCGGCGGAGGGCGCGGTGTCGGTGTCGGACGGCGGCGTGGCGGTGCTGGTGAGCCTGACGTCGGCCGTCATGCGCGAGCCCGCAG ACGGTGGCGACATAAAGCGAGACGACAAGGATGTGCTACCGCGGCAGAAGTGTTTGGACGCGTTGGCCGCCCTTCGGCACGCCAAGTGGTTCCAG GCTAGGGCGGCCACGCTGCAGTCCTGCGTCATCATCATCCGCATCATGCGGGACCTCTGCCGCCGCATCCCCAACTGGTCGCCGCTCAACCCTTAC GCGATGGAGCTGCTGGTGGCCGGCGTCATGCAGTCGGCGGGCGCCGCGCTGTCGCCGGGCGAGGCGCTGCGCCGCGTCATGGAGGCCGTGGCGGGCGGCCTGCTGCTGGAGCACGGGCCCGGCCTGCGCGACCCCTGCGAGAAGGAGCTCGTC GATGCTCTGGGTAACCTGCCACCTCAGAAACGTGAAGATCTGACTGCATCAGCACAGCAATTTCTCAGACAGATTGCTTTTAGACAAATTCACAAA GTGCTAGATATGGAGCCGCTTCCCAAGCTGAAGCACACAACGGGCGCGTGGAAGTTCCCGCGCAAGCGCAGGCGCTCCAACACCGACGCAGATGCGGACACTCCTAACG gTGAAGGCAAGGTGGTGAAAACAGAGGAGAAAACCGATGCGTCTGAAAACCAAGCCAAGAAGTAA
- the LOC113503285 gene encoding zinc finger RNA-binding protein isoform X5, whose amino-acid sequence MMAANNYFGFTHGGTQYGAATASAAYGGQTGYAVAPAATAATYGTQRAAATGYDTAYQAAAATQAAAHAHAHAAAAAASAYDASKSAYYQQAAAAYPAAAPPQPQPTYDATAAKPAYSTPATYAQCSVGTVAGVFAQGGARAGGGAKPAYGGVYTATTAATSYPTQAYTATPAQPAKRQYIHVNIEPTNRGNTAYDTALYNAATMYVAQQNKTGGGTGWKNYNKSGVGAGQARRPKPPPKAQQLHYCDVCRISCAGPQTYKEHLEGQKHKKKEAAVKLAAAGAAAGALRGAGGGALRCELCDVTCTGADAYAAHVRGIKHQKVVKLHTMLGKPIPSTEPTKLGQAKKTVAGTPKIAFVASGGLSTVAGTSNKDPKPAQGEKDKDGEDKDDEADTEPEVQPVGQDYIEEIRGDDGKALSFNCKLCDCKFNDPNAKEMHMKGRRHRLQYKKKVQPDLEVKVKPSMHQRKLAEAKAQRMMGMEEEERMYWEGGLEAWWARPHHHHALAPGYPPPARRPETSDDRHVLAKHADIYPPDAQLQDIQRAVSHTEKALKSLSDALADQARPKGPNAAKASAKPDDKKDDKPEGKEDGRDNQLFSFACEGEAGAGAGAGPGAGEAGARALKGVMRVALLAKGLLLKGDRDVRLVVLCHDRPTVTLLKRVAADLPAHLAKVKGGADEPRYKVELLAAEGAVSVSDGGVAVLVSLTSAVMREPADGGDIKRDDKDVLPRQKCLDALAALRHAKWFQARAATLQSCVIIIRIMRDLCRRIPNWSPLNPYAMELLVAGVMQSAGAALSPGEALRRVMEAVAGGLLLEHGPGLRDPCEKELVDALGNLPPQKREDLTASAQQFLRQIAFRQIHKVLDMEPLPKLKHTTGAWKFPRKRRRSNTDADADTPNGEGKVVKTEEKTDASENQAKK is encoded by the exons ATGATGgcagcaaataattattttgggtTTACTCATGGAGGAACCCAATATGG AGCGGCGACAGCGAGTGCGGCATATGGGGGCCAAACAGGGTATGCGGTAGCGCCAGCGGCGACTGCTGCTACCTACGGAACCCAACGTGCCGCCGCCACAGGATACGACACGGCTTATCAGGCAGCAGCGGCTACTCAAG CAGCGGCTCATGCTCATGCACATGCAGCAGCCGCAGCAGCATCTGCTTATGATGCCAGTAAGTCAGCATACTATCAGCAAGCGGCTGCAGCCTACCCTGCAGCGGCACCTCCACAGCCGCAGCCCACATATGATGCTACAGCTGCTAAACCAGCCTACTCTACACCAGCAACTTATGCTCAA TGTTCAGTGGGTACTGTAGCGGGTGTGTTCGCGcagggcggcgcgcgcgcgggcggcggcgccaAGCCGGCGTACGGCGGCGTGTACACGGCCACGACGGCCGCCACGTCGTACCCCACGCAGGCCTACACGGCTACGCCCGCGCAGCCCGCCAAACGTCAGTATATACACGTCAACATAG AGCCAACAAACAGAGGGAACACAGCATACGACACTGCTCTCTATAACGCGGCAACGATGTATGTCgcgcaacaaaacaaaacgggAGGTGGAac CGGCTGGAAGAACTACAACAAGAGCGGCGTGGGCGCCGGGCAGGCGCGCCGGCCCAAGCCGCCGCCCAAAGCGCAGCAGCTGCACTACTGCGACGTCTGCCGCATCTCGTGCGCCGGCCCGCAGACCTACAAGGAGCACCTGGAGGGCCAGAAGCACAAGAAGAAGGAGGCCGCCGTCAAGCTGGCCGCCGCCGGCGCCGCGGCCGGCGCGctgcgcggcgcgggcggcggcgcgctgcgctGCGAGCTGTGTGACGTCACCTGCACCGGCGCCGACGCCTACGCGGCGCACGTGCGCGGCATCAAGCACCAGAAGGTCGTCAAGCTGCACACCATGCTGGGCAAGCCCATCCCCTCCACCGAGCCCACCAAGCTCGGACAAG CCAAAAAGACGGTGGCCGGAACACCGAAGATCGCATTCGTTGCGTCCGGCGGGCTCAGTACAGTCGCGGGTACCTCCAACAAAGACCCAAAACCTGCCCAAGGCGAAAAAGACAAGGACGGCGAGGACAAGGACGACGAGGCCGACACCGAGCCCGAGGTCCAGCCCGTGGGGCAGGACTACATCGAGGAGATCCGCGGCGACGACGGCAAGGCCCTGTCCTTCAACTGCAAGCTCTGCGACTGCAAGTTCAACGACCCCAACGCCAAGGAAATGCACATGAAGGGCCGCCGCCACCGCCTGCAGTACAAGAAGAAG GTACAACCTGATTTGGAGGTGAAAGTGAAGCCATCAATGCATCAGCGCAAGTTGGCAGAGGCGAAGGCGCAGAGAATGATG GGCATGGAGGAGGAGGAGCGCATGTACTGGGAGGGCGGCCTGGAGGCCTGGTGGGCGCGGCCGCACCATCACCACGCGCTGGCGCCCGGCtacccgccgcccgcgcgccgccccgAGACCTCGGACGACCGCCACGTGCTGGCCAAGCACGCCGACATCTACCCGCCCGACGCGCAGCTGCAGGACATCCAGCGCGCCGTCAGCCACACCGAGAAGGCGCTCAAGTCGCTCTCCGACGCGCTCGCCGACCAGGCGCGCCCCAAG GGACCCAATGCGGCTAAAGCTTCAGCTAAGCCAGATGACAAGAAGGATGATAAGCCTGAAGGAAAAGAAGACGGTCGTGATAATCAATT GTTCTCGTTCGCGTGCGAGGGCGaggccggcgcgggcgcgggcgcgggccccggcgcgggcgaggcgggcgcgcgcgcgctcAAGGGCGTCATGCGCGTGGCGCTGCTGGCCAAGGGGCTGCTGCTCAAGGGCGACCGCGACGTGCGCCTCGTCGTGCTGTGCCACGACCGCCCCACCGTCACGCTGCTCAAGCGCGTGGCCGCCGACCTGCCCGCGCACCTCGCCAAGGTCAAG GGCGGCGCGGACGAGCCCCGCTACAAGGTGGAGCTGCTGGCGGCGGAGGGCGCGGTGTCGGTGTCGGACGGCGGCGTGGCGGTGCTGGTGAGCCTGACGTCGGCCGTCATGCGCGAGCCCGCAG ACGGTGGCGACATAAAGCGAGACGACAAGGATGTGCTACCGCGGCAGAAGTGTTTGGACGCGTTGGCCGCCCTTCGGCACGCCAAGTGGTTCCAG GCTAGGGCGGCCACGCTGCAGTCCTGCGTCATCATCATCCGCATCATGCGGGACCTCTGCCGCCGCATCCCCAACTGGTCGCCGCTCAACCCTTAC GCGATGGAGCTGCTGGTGGCCGGCGTCATGCAGTCGGCGGGCGCCGCGCTGTCGCCGGGCGAGGCGCTGCGCCGCGTCATGGAGGCCGTGGCGGGCGGCCTGCTGCTGGAGCACGGGCCCGGCCTGCGCGACCCCTGCGAGAAGGAGCTCGTC GATGCTCTGGGTAACCTGCCACCTCAGAAACGTGAAGATCTGACTGCATCAGCACAGCAATTTCTCAGACAGATTGCTTTTAGACAAATTCACAAA GTGCTAGATATGGAGCCGCTTCCCAAGCTGAAGCACACAACGGGCGCGTGGAAGTTCCCGCGCAAGCGCAGGCGCTCCAACACCGACGCAGATGCGGACACTCCTAACG gTGAAGGCAAGGTGGTGAAAACAGAGGAGAAAACCGATGCGTCTGAAAACCAAGCCAAGAAGTAA
- the LOC113503285 gene encoding zinc finger RNA-binding protein isoform X1: MMAANNYFGFTHGGTQYGAATASAAYGGQTGYAVAPAATAATYGTQRAAATGYDTAYQAAAATQAAAHAHAHAAAAAASAYDASKSAYYQQAAAAYPAAAPPQPQPTYDATAAKPAYSTPATYAQCSVGTVAGVFAQGGARAGGGAKPAYGGVYTATTAATSYPTQAYTATPAQPAKRQYIHVNIEPTNRGNTAYDTALYNAATMYVAQQNKTGGGTGWKNYNKSGVGAGQARRPKPPPKAQQLHYCDVCRISCAGPQTYKEHLEGQKHKKKEAAVKLAAAGAAAGALRGAGGGALRCELCDVTCTGADAYAAHVRGIKHQKVVKLHTMLGKPIPSTEPTKLGQAKKTVAGTPKIAFVASGGLSTVAGTSNKDPKPAQGEKDKDGEDKDDEADTEPEVQPVGQDYIEEIRGDDGKALSFNCKLCDCKFNDPNAKEMHMKGRRHRLQYKKKVQPDLEVKVKPSMHQRKLAEAKAQRMMVRDEMWARRRMHDGMEEEERMYWEGGLEAWWARPHHHHALAPGYPPPARRPETSDDRHVLAKHADIYPPDAQLQDIQRAVSHTEKALKSLSDALADQARPKGPNAAKASAKPDDKKDDKPEGKEDGRDNQLFSFACEGEAGAGAGAGPGAGEAGARALKGVMRVALLAKGLLLKGDRDVRLVVLCHDRPTVTLLKRVAADLPAHLAKVKGGADEPRYKVELLAAEGAVSVSDGGVAVLVSLTSAVMREPADGGDIKRDDKDVLPRQKCLDALAALRHAKWFQARAATLQSCVIIIRIMRDLCRRIPNWSPLNPYAMELLVAGVMQSAGAALSPGEALRRVMEAVAGGLLLEHGPGLRDPCEKELVDALGNLPPQKREDLTASAQQFLRQIAFRQIHKVLDMEPLPKLKHTTGAWKFPRKRRRSNTDADADTPNGEGKVVKTEEKTDASENQAKK; the protein is encoded by the exons ATGATGgcagcaaataattattttgggtTTACTCATGGAGGAACCCAATATGG AGCGGCGACAGCGAGTGCGGCATATGGGGGCCAAACAGGGTATGCGGTAGCGCCAGCGGCGACTGCTGCTACCTACGGAACCCAACGTGCCGCCGCCACAGGATACGACACGGCTTATCAGGCAGCAGCGGCTACTCAAG CAGCGGCTCATGCTCATGCACATGCAGCAGCCGCAGCAGCATCTGCTTATGATGCCAGTAAGTCAGCATACTATCAGCAAGCGGCTGCAGCCTACCCTGCAGCGGCACCTCCACAGCCGCAGCCCACATATGATGCTACAGCTGCTAAACCAGCCTACTCTACACCAGCAACTTATGCTCAA TGTTCAGTGGGTACTGTAGCGGGTGTGTTCGCGcagggcggcgcgcgcgcgggcggcggcgccaAGCCGGCGTACGGCGGCGTGTACACGGCCACGACGGCCGCCACGTCGTACCCCACGCAGGCCTACACGGCTACGCCCGCGCAGCCCGCCAAACGTCAGTATATACACGTCAACATAG AGCCAACAAACAGAGGGAACACAGCATACGACACTGCTCTCTATAACGCGGCAACGATGTATGTCgcgcaacaaaacaaaacgggAGGTGGAac CGGCTGGAAGAACTACAACAAGAGCGGCGTGGGCGCCGGGCAGGCGCGCCGGCCCAAGCCGCCGCCCAAAGCGCAGCAGCTGCACTACTGCGACGTCTGCCGCATCTCGTGCGCCGGCCCGCAGACCTACAAGGAGCACCTGGAGGGCCAGAAGCACAAGAAGAAGGAGGCCGCCGTCAAGCTGGCCGCCGCCGGCGCCGCGGCCGGCGCGctgcgcggcgcgggcggcggcgcgctgcgctGCGAGCTGTGTGACGTCACCTGCACCGGCGCCGACGCCTACGCGGCGCACGTGCGCGGCATCAAGCACCAGAAGGTCGTCAAGCTGCACACCATGCTGGGCAAGCCCATCCCCTCCACCGAGCCCACCAAGCTCGGACAAG CCAAAAAGACGGTGGCCGGAACACCGAAGATCGCATTCGTTGCGTCCGGCGGGCTCAGTACAGTCGCGGGTACCTCCAACAAAGACCCAAAACCTGCCCAAGGCGAAAAAGACAAGGACGGCGAGGACAAGGACGACGAGGCCGACACCGAGCCCGAGGTCCAGCCCGTGGGGCAGGACTACATCGAGGAGATCCGCGGCGACGACGGCAAGGCCCTGTCCTTCAACTGCAAGCTCTGCGACTGCAAGTTCAACGACCCCAACGCCAAGGAAATGCACATGAAGGGCCGCCGCCACCGCCTGCAGTACAAGAAGAAG GTACAACCTGATTTGGAGGTGAAAGTGAAGCCATCAATGCATCAGCGCAAGTTGGCAGAGGCGAAGGCGCAGAGAATGATGGTACGCGATGAAATGTGGGCGCGTCGTCGCATGCATGAC GGCATGGAGGAGGAGGAGCGCATGTACTGGGAGGGCGGCCTGGAGGCCTGGTGGGCGCGGCCGCACCATCACCACGCGCTGGCGCCCGGCtacccgccgcccgcgcgccgccccgAGACCTCGGACGACCGCCACGTGCTGGCCAAGCACGCCGACATCTACCCGCCCGACGCGCAGCTGCAGGACATCCAGCGCGCCGTCAGCCACACCGAGAAGGCGCTCAAGTCGCTCTCCGACGCGCTCGCCGACCAGGCGCGCCCCAAG GGACCCAATGCGGCTAAAGCTTCAGCTAAGCCAGATGACAAGAAGGATGATAAGCCTGAAGGAAAAGAAGACGGTCGTGATAATCAATT GTTCTCGTTCGCGTGCGAGGGCGaggccggcgcgggcgcgggcgcgggccccggcgcgggcgaggcgggcgcgcgcgcgctcAAGGGCGTCATGCGCGTGGCGCTGCTGGCCAAGGGGCTGCTGCTCAAGGGCGACCGCGACGTGCGCCTCGTCGTGCTGTGCCACGACCGCCCCACCGTCACGCTGCTCAAGCGCGTGGCCGCCGACCTGCCCGCGCACCTCGCCAAGGTCAAG GGCGGCGCGGACGAGCCCCGCTACAAGGTGGAGCTGCTGGCGGCGGAGGGCGCGGTGTCGGTGTCGGACGGCGGCGTGGCGGTGCTGGTGAGCCTGACGTCGGCCGTCATGCGCGAGCCCGCAG ACGGTGGCGACATAAAGCGAGACGACAAGGATGTGCTACCGCGGCAGAAGTGTTTGGACGCGTTGGCCGCCCTTCGGCACGCCAAGTGGTTCCAG GCTAGGGCGGCCACGCTGCAGTCCTGCGTCATCATCATCCGCATCATGCGGGACCTCTGCCGCCGCATCCCCAACTGGTCGCCGCTCAACCCTTAC GCGATGGAGCTGCTGGTGGCCGGCGTCATGCAGTCGGCGGGCGCCGCGCTGTCGCCGGGCGAGGCGCTGCGCCGCGTCATGGAGGCCGTGGCGGGCGGCCTGCTGCTGGAGCACGGGCCCGGCCTGCGCGACCCCTGCGAGAAGGAGCTCGTC GATGCTCTGGGTAACCTGCCACCTCAGAAACGTGAAGATCTGACTGCATCAGCACAGCAATTTCTCAGACAGATTGCTTTTAGACAAATTCACAAA GTGCTAGATATGGAGCCGCTTCCCAAGCTGAAGCACACAACGGGCGCGTGGAAGTTCCCGCGCAAGCGCAGGCGCTCCAACACCGACGCAGATGCGGACACTCCTAACG gTGAAGGCAAGGTGGTGAAAACAGAGGAGAAAACCGATGCGTCTGAAAACCAAGCCAAGAAGTAA